The genomic window ACTCGGCGCACCGGCGCATGGAACTTGGCGCCCCAAGCATAGAACCAGGCGCATGAAAGCTAAAAAGGCATGCACATAGGCGAACCATATGCATGCCCGATTGAAACCTGATTAGCGACGCAAACCGGCGTCGGTTATTTCGGCGCGGCCACGCCCATCCTGCTCCAATCCTCGCGGGTCGGGCCGTATACCCCCGGGACCTCAAGCCCCGCCTGGCGCATTAAGACCGTCATTTGGCCGCGGTGATGAATGATATGCTTGATCATCAGTGACAGCATGGCGGCTCTCGTCATGTCGCGCCCGAATACGTTTTGCGTTTCCGTCAAGCTCTCATCGGTCCATTGCCGCTTGACCGCTTCGGCTGCGGCGGCGCTGACTTGCCGATGCGTTTCGGCGATTTGCCGGGCTGTCGCCGGAACAACGTCCTCGCCTTCCACCTTGGCAACCGTTAAGCCAAAATGGTCCAGCATCCCCGGAATGCTCGTGACAACATGCCATGCCAGCCTGCCTAACGTGCGGCCCTCCGGCGTTACTTGCTGCTTGAGCGACGCATCCGTCAG from Bacilli bacterium includes these protein-coding regions:
- a CDS encoding DinB family protein translates to MFASIAEFNAEWSHESASTQKVLDALTDASLKQQVTPEGRTLGRLAWHVVTSIPGMLDHFGLTVAKVEGEDVVPATARQIAETHRQVSAAAAEAVKRQWTDESLTETQNVFGRDMTRAAMLSLMIKHIIHHRGQMTVLMRQAGLEVPGVYGPTREDWSRMGVAAPK